The Candidatus Flexicrinis proximus genome includes a window with the following:
- a CDS encoding carbohydrate ABC transporter substrate-binding protein — protein MFRKVLFLLLVLALGASIVSAQDAVSLIYLVDESQNSQDVAKALAEAYMAMHPNVTITIESRPGGTEGDNIVKTRLATGDMADIFFYNSGSLLQALNPTQTLVDLSEQPFIENIVESFLPTVSQNGGIFGVPTGTGMGGGILYNKAVYEELGLSVPTTWEEFAANNEAILAAGIAPVLATFGDTWTSQLFVLADYHNVAQAVPGFAELYTSNQAKYADTPAALAGFAYLQQGYEAGWWQQDFATTRFEPGLALLANGDVAHYPMLTFALSTIAANFPDQINDIGFFAQPGSDSETNGVTVWMPAGTYIPQTTTGAKLDAALGFLGFIASVEGADAQTAAVTPNGPYLVKGASLPDDVLPAVKDLAAYLDAGQSSPALEFVSPIKGPNLEQLCVAVATGQMSAEEAAANYDLDVERQAQQLGLPGWD, from the coding sequence ATGTTCAGGAAAGTACTGTTTCTTCTTCTGGTTTTGGCGCTGGGTGCATCAATAGTCTCCGCACAGGATGCGGTCTCCTTGATCTACCTCGTCGACGAGAGCCAGAATAGTCAGGATGTTGCGAAAGCGCTTGCCGAAGCTTATATGGCAATGCACCCCAACGTCACCATCACCATCGAGAGCCGGCCGGGCGGCACGGAAGGCGATAACATCGTCAAGACGCGCCTAGCCACGGGCGACATGGCCGACATCTTCTTCTACAATTCAGGTTCGTTACTTCAGGCTCTGAACCCGACACAAACACTGGTCGATCTATCGGAGCAGCCGTTCATCGAAAACATCGTCGAGTCGTTCCTGCCGACCGTGTCGCAGAATGGCGGCATCTTCGGTGTCCCCACTGGCACAGGCATGGGTGGCGGCATCCTCTATAACAAGGCTGTCTATGAAGAACTTGGCCTGAGCGTTCCGACGACGTGGGAAGAATTCGCTGCCAACAACGAAGCAATCCTCGCCGCGGGCATTGCGCCGGTTCTGGCAACCTTCGGTGACACATGGACCTCCCAGTTGTTCGTGCTGGCCGACTATCACAATGTCGCTCAGGCTGTCCCGGGCTTCGCCGAACTTTACACCTCGAACCAGGCCAAGTATGCGGACACACCGGCGGCACTGGCTGGCTTTGCCTACCTGCAGCAGGGCTACGAAGCCGGTTGGTGGCAGCAGGACTTCGCAACGACCCGCTTTGAACCCGGTCTGGCGCTGCTGGCTAACGGCGACGTGGCTCACTACCCGATGCTGACGTTCGCGCTGTCCACGATTGCCGCGAACTTCCCCGATCAGATCAACGACATCGGCTTCTTCGCGCAGCCCGGTAGCGATTCTGAGACCAACGGTGTCACGGTGTGGATGCCGGCAGGCACGTACATCCCACAGACGACAACCGGCGCCAAGCTCGACGCCGCACTCGGCTTCCTGGGCTTCATCGCCTCGGTAGAGGGTGCCGACGCCCAGACTGCTGCCGTCACGCCAAACGGTCCGTACCTCGTCAAGGGTGCCAGCCTTCCAGACGACGTGCTGCCTGCGGTCAAGGATCTCGCCGCCTACCTCGATGCGGGGCAATCCAGCCCGGCGCTCGAATTCGTCTCGCCGATTAAGGGACCGAATCTCGAACAACTGTGTGTTGCGGTTGCGACGGGTCAGATGTCCGCGGAAGAAGCAGCCGCCAACTATGATCTCGACGTCGAACGTCAGGCACAGCAGCTCGGCCTTCCCGGCTGGGACTAG
- a CDS encoding LacI family DNA-binding transcriptional regulator — protein sequence MEKKRPTQSDVARAAGVSRATVSYVLNDHVDKRIPISLETRQRVLDVVADLNYRIDARAQALRSGDTKSIGVLLPMYENPFFWQILVGIAKEAEVCGYNLLLAHNTLTPEAELESIRELAEQRVDGLIILTNFKQFSDQASEQLRTSRQPVVEITDTPSEFDYVQQGYGDGARAVMEHLLELGHRRIGFIYGVQSTSQGIDRREAHRQALIGAGLPYDEGLVFQCGPYMEDGYEAVKNMLSLPDRPTAIIVINDLLAVAAIRAATDVGVRVPQDLSIAGFDDIPFSSYTVPRLTSVSGEPEQNGRDAVRMLINRLNDPAEKQQIIVSGWTLTVRESTGPAPGSNTNAE from the coding sequence ATGGAAAAGAAACGACCCACTCAATCTGATGTTGCCCGCGCTGCCGGGGTTTCCCGCGCAACCGTGTCTTACGTCTTGAACGATCACGTCGACAAGCGCATCCCCATTTCCCTTGAAACACGTCAGCGTGTGCTCGATGTTGTTGCTGATCTCAATTACAGAATAGATGCGCGCGCGCAGGCGCTGCGTAGCGGCGACACCAAGTCTATTGGCGTCTTGCTGCCGATGTACGAAAACCCGTTTTTCTGGCAAATCCTGGTAGGCATTGCCAAAGAAGCGGAGGTGTGCGGCTACAACCTGCTTCTGGCTCACAACACCCTGACTCCCGAAGCGGAGCTGGAGAGTATCCGCGAACTTGCGGAGCAGCGCGTCGACGGATTGATCATCCTGACGAACTTTAAGCAGTTCTCGGACCAGGCTTCAGAACAACTGCGGACATCGCGTCAGCCGGTTGTCGAAATCACCGACACCCCATCCGAGTTTGACTACGTTCAGCAAGGCTACGGTGACGGCGCCCGTGCCGTAATGGAGCACTTACTAGAACTTGGACATCGGCGTATCGGTTTCATATACGGGGTGCAGTCCACCTCACAGGGAATCGATCGACGGGAAGCCCATCGCCAGGCACTGATTGGCGCGGGCCTTCCATACGACGAGGGACTCGTCTTCCAGTGCGGGCCATATATGGAAGACGGCTACGAGGCCGTCAAGAACATGCTGAGTCTGCCTGACCGGCCCACGGCAATTATTGTGATCAACGACTTACTCGCTGTGGCGGCGATCCGTGCTGCCACAGATGTTGGCGTTCGAGTCCCACAGGACCTGTCGATCGCGGGGTTCGATGACATTCCGTTCTCATCATACACCGTGCCGCGCCTGACGAGCGTATCCGGTGAACCGGAGCAAAACGGGCGCGACGCGGTGCGTATGCTGATCAACCGGCTCAATGATCCCGCGGAGAAACAGCAGATCATTGTCAGCGGATGGACACTGACAGTTCGCGAATCAACCGGACCCGCGCCAGGGAGTAACACAAATGCTGAATAG
- a CDS encoding glycoside hydrolase family 78 protein produces MTHITKLTTEYRRNPLGIDITRPRFAWQLASDRRASRQSAYQVTAASQPHLLVEGTPDLWDSGRIDSDQSVHVTYAGPVLRSRQRVYWRVAVWDDTGQANQSEIAWFEMGLLESGDWRAHWIGTPFSGGPRSSFPVPQLRKTFNLAGDVASARLYVTALGVFDCSINGQPVGEDVFAPGWTDYRQRVQVLTYDVTQLVHRGENAMGALLGDGWAVGYLGWLNRQNYVDRPQLLAQLEVTFTDRSTQTLISDESWTYHFGPITHSDFMAGEAYDARREIAGWDTPQVSPPQAMPVVTFQHPTLKLVAHNTPTVRRIEALVPAKDPVDRSSMGRKRHLFDLGQNMVGWVRFKGSAPVGKTIMIRFSEVLNPDGSLYTTNLRSAQATDYYTFKGSGEEVWEPKFTFHGFRYVEIEGYPGPVTRDTITGIVVHSDMEQTGKFECSDPLLNQLQSNILWGQKGNFVDLPTDCPQRDERLGWTGDIQVFVSTAAFNMNVAAFMTKWAQNVADAQNPDGSVPSVVPYATDVPKDGGPAWADAVIICPWTIYQSYGDVRILEENYGPMSRFMDFLITASPGYIRCMPDYEGWPGFGDWLSINANTPRDLIGTAFLAYDARLMAQIAAVLGKSDDAARYQKLFENTKAAFADRFLAGSAVPLASVTPSQIRREMDDADRLSRGNLQVVDYGTVTSDVFNVDLFTPTQTAYVLALYFDLLPEALRAPAVSELVADLDRRGMHLSTGFVGSPYLNHVLSGGGRLDTAYALLNQKTWPSWLYAVTQGATTIWERWDGWTQESGFQTPEMNSFNHYAYGAIGDWLYKTVAGINTDPSAPGYKHAILRPQPGGGLNFARASLDTLYGTLVSDWKLDGGVFEYTLIVPANTTATAHLPHDGRITLNGGAVTGRVHELAAGTHKFVIA; encoded by the coding sequence ATGACCCACATCACGAAGCTCACAACTGAGTACCGTCGCAATCCGCTGGGAATCGACATCACCCGACCTCGATTCGCCTGGCAGCTTGCATCAGACCGGCGGGCAAGCCGCCAGAGCGCTTATCAGGTGACTGCCGCCAGCCAGCCGCATCTTCTCGTCGAGGGAACCCCTGACCTATGGGACAGCGGAAGGATCGACTCGGATCAATCGGTGCATGTGACATACGCCGGGCCGGTGCTGCGTTCTCGGCAGCGTGTGTACTGGCGGGTCGCCGTCTGGGACGATACGGGTCAGGCTAATCAGAGCGAGATAGCCTGGTTTGAAATGGGGCTGCTCGAGTCTGGTGACTGGCGGGCGCACTGGATTGGCACACCTTTCAGCGGCGGCCCACGCAGTTCATTTCCCGTCCCCCAGCTTCGGAAAACCTTCAACCTCGCCGGCGATGTTGCGTCGGCACGGTTATATGTCACAGCATTGGGCGTGTTCGATTGCTCGATCAACGGCCAGCCCGTAGGCGAGGATGTCTTCGCGCCAGGGTGGACCGATTATCGCCAGCGCGTACAGGTTCTCACCTATGACGTGACCCAGCTGGTGCACCGCGGCGAAAACGCGATGGGTGCATTGCTCGGGGATGGCTGGGCAGTCGGATATCTGGGCTGGCTCAACCGCCAGAATTATGTCGATCGTCCTCAGCTGCTCGCGCAGCTCGAAGTAACGTTCACGGATCGCAGTACGCAGACTCTGATCTCCGATGAATCGTGGACATACCATTTTGGCCCGATCACCCACAGCGACTTCATGGCTGGCGAGGCCTATGACGCGCGCAGGGAGATTGCCGGTTGGGATACGCCGCAGGTTAGCCCGCCGCAGGCAATGCCTGTTGTGACTTTCCAGCACCCAACGCTCAAGTTAGTGGCCCACAACACCCCGACCGTCCGCCGGATCGAAGCATTGGTACCCGCCAAAGACCCCGTTGACCGCAGCAGTATGGGTCGAAAACGGCACCTGTTCGATCTGGGGCAGAATATGGTGGGCTGGGTGCGGTTCAAAGGATCGGCGCCGGTCGGCAAGACCATCATGATCCGCTTCTCCGAAGTGTTGAACCCGGATGGGTCCTTGTACACCACTAACCTTCGCTCGGCCCAGGCGACTGACTACTACACCTTCAAGGGGAGTGGGGAAGAAGTCTGGGAACCGAAATTTACCTTTCACGGTTTTCGCTATGTCGAAATTGAAGGATACCCGGGTCCGGTCACACGCGACACGATAACCGGGATCGTGGTTCATTCGGACATGGAGCAGACCGGCAAGTTCGAGTGTTCTGATCCGCTCCTCAATCAGCTCCAGAGCAACATCCTCTGGGGGCAAAAAGGCAACTTCGTCGACCTGCCGACCGATTGTCCTCAGCGCGACGAACGCCTGGGCTGGACGGGTGATATACAGGTCTTTGTAAGTACCGCTGCTTTCAACATGAACGTCGCCGCGTTCATGACGAAGTGGGCCCAGAATGTCGCCGACGCGCAAAATCCCGATGGCTCCGTTCCGTCGGTTGTTCCTTACGCCACCGATGTCCCCAAGGATGGCGGTCCGGCGTGGGCCGATGCCGTGATCATCTGTCCGTGGACGATCTATCAGTCCTACGGTGATGTCCGTATCCTCGAAGAGAACTACGGCCCCATGAGCCGCTTTATGGATTTTCTGATCACGGCCAGTCCGGGCTATATCCGCTGCATGCCGGATTACGAGGGCTGGCCCGGCTTCGGGGATTGGTTGTCGATCAACGCCAATACTCCGCGCGACTTGATCGGCACCGCGTTTCTAGCCTACGATGCCCGCCTGATGGCGCAAATTGCCGCCGTCCTCGGCAAGTCCGACGATGCGGCACGCTATCAGAAGTTGTTCGAGAATACGAAGGCGGCGTTCGCCGATCGCTTCCTCGCAGGCAGTGCCGTCCCCCTTGCGTCGGTTACCCCGTCCCAAATCCGCCGGGAAATGGACGATGCGGACCGGCTTTCGCGCGGCAATCTCCAGGTGGTCGACTATGGCACCGTCACCTCTGACGTGTTTAATGTCGATCTCTTCACCCCCACGCAAACCGCCTATGTGCTGGCCCTGTACTTCGACCTCCTTCCGGAGGCGCTGCGCGCACCAGCGGTCAGCGAACTCGTCGCCGATCTTGATCGGCGCGGAATGCATCTCTCGACCGGCTTTGTCGGGTCGCCCTACCTGAACCACGTTTTGAGCGGCGGCGGACGCCTCGACACCGCCTATGCGCTGCTGAATCAGAAGACCTGGCCTTCCTGGCTGTATGCCGTGACTCAGGGCGCCACGACCATCTGGGAACGCTGGGATGGCTGGACACAGGAGAGCGGTTTCCAGACTCCCGAAATGAACTCGTTTAATCACTACGCCTACGGCGCGATCGGGGATTGGCTGTACAAGACTGTTGCTGGCATCAACACCGACCCGTCTGCGCCCGGCTACAAGCACGCGATCCTGCGTCCGCAGCCTGGCGGCGGGCTGAACTTCGCACGCGCCAGCCTCGATACCTTGTACGGCACACTCGTGTCCGACTGGAAACTCGACGGCGGCGTGTTCGAGTACACCCTGATCGTGCCTGCAAACACGACTGCGACCGCTCACCTCCCACACGATGGGCGCATCACCCTCAATGGCGGTGCCGTGACCGGACGGGTACACGAACTTGCTGCAGGGACGCACAAGTTTGTCATTGCCTAG
- a CDS encoding glycosyltransferase family 2 protein, with product MSAPRVTVLMPAFNVEKHLRAAVDSVLAQTFTDFEFLIVDDCSTDGTAAILDSYTDPRIVRLRNAQNLGIVASLNTGIEAARGQYIARMDGDDICLPGRLGAQVAHLDAHPQVVLLGTKYVHIDDEGQYVYHGFEMPPPPEPGTPGYMHWSLLWMTSVQHPTAMIRREALGDLRYESDYFTAEDYDLWSRLGRRGQVERLQTVHLHYRVNPAGISMTKRQHQLETHFRITHRELSLMMGQPVPESLARFLFHVAVPLPKDMLRSVPRPM from the coding sequence ATGAGCGCGCCGCGCGTAACCGTGCTGATGCCGGCCTTCAACGTCGAGAAGCACTTGAGGGCGGCGGTTGACAGCGTCCTGGCACAAACCTTCACCGACTTCGAGTTCCTGATCGTCGACGATTGTTCGACGGATGGGACGGCGGCGATCCTGGATTCATACACCGATCCGCGGATCGTGCGGCTGCGTAACGCACAGAACCTTGGGATTGTGGCCTCGCTGAATACAGGGATTGAGGCCGCGCGAGGCCAGTACATCGCCCGGATGGACGGGGACGACATCTGTCTGCCGGGCCGTTTGGGTGCCCAAGTGGCGCATCTGGACGCACATCCACAGGTTGTCCTGCTGGGAACGAAGTATGTGCATATCGACGACGAAGGGCAGTACGTCTATCACGGATTTGAGATGCCACCGCCGCCGGAGCCGGGAACGCCAGGCTATATGCACTGGTCGCTGCTGTGGATGACCTCGGTGCAACACCCGACGGCTATGATCCGACGCGAAGCGCTGGGGGATTTGCGCTACGAGAGCGATTATTTCACAGCAGAAGATTACGATCTGTGGTCACGGTTGGGCCGGCGCGGGCAGGTTGAACGGCTGCAAACGGTCCATCTGCATTACAGGGTCAACCCTGCCGGCATCTCGATGACCAAACGCCAACATCAACTGGAGACGCACTTCCGCATCACGCATCGGGAGTTAAGCCTGATGATGGGGCAGCCCGTGCCCGAATCGCTGGCGCGATTTCTGTTTCACGTGGCCGTGCCGCTCCCGAAAGACATGCTACGCAGCGTCCCCAGGCCGATGTGA
- a CDS encoding sulfotransferase → MRNCLVLGAGRSGTSMVAGTLSEAGYYMGDTMMPATEANPKGFFESREVEALNEDLIRTMLQPTLRERLSRWAGLVPPQPNFEDAAPWAKVLWLAMVAPEREPAVSTAKAERIARLTHHEPYCLKDPRLCYTLPAWRKHLQNTVFICVFREPATTATSILKEVEREDYLKGIRLSYRQALEIWMCNYRHILEKHRHQGDWMFLHYNQVLTSDGLDRIAALTGAKVNRDFPDERLARTTADDSLTPLPIRRVYQQLCELAGHTE, encoded by the coding sequence ATGCGAAACTGCCTCGTCCTAGGCGCAGGACGCAGCGGCACGAGCATGGTCGCGGGTACGCTGTCGGAAGCCGGCTACTACATGGGTGATACCATGATGCCTGCTACCGAAGCGAATCCGAAAGGATTCTTCGAGTCGCGCGAGGTCGAAGCGCTCAACGAAGACCTTATCCGCACGATGCTCCAGCCAACGCTCCGAGAGCGACTTTCACGGTGGGCGGGTCTTGTTCCTCCGCAGCCCAACTTCGAGGATGCCGCGCCGTGGGCCAAAGTGCTCTGGCTTGCGATGGTCGCGCCTGAACGCGAGCCTGCAGTTTCGACCGCAAAGGCCGAGCGCATCGCGCGCTTGACGCACCATGAGCCGTACTGCCTAAAGGACCCGCGCCTGTGCTATACCCTACCCGCCTGGCGCAAGCACCTGCAAAACACCGTGTTTATCTGTGTTTTCCGCGAGCCCGCGACGACCGCAACCAGCATCCTCAAGGAAGTGGAACGCGAAGACTATCTGAAGGGTATCCGGCTGTCGTACCGGCAGGCGCTGGAGATCTGGATGTGTAATTACCGGCACATCCTGGAGAAGCACCGGCATCAGGGTGATTGGATGTTCCTGCACTACAATCAGGTGCTGACCTCGGACGGGCTGGACCGGATCGCCGCCCTGACCGGCGCGAAGGTGAATCGGGACTTTCCGGATGAACGACTGGCCCGTACGACCGCCGACGATAGTCTTACACCACTGCCGATCCGACGGGTTTACCAGCAGTTGTGCGAGCTTGCAGGACATACAGAATGA
- a CDS encoding sulfotransferase family 2 domain-containing protein, producing MTRSDKNLLVIFLHIPKTGGTTLWSVLYRQYGQKHSRRITEGSIAKNDAMLRSLIEQDSSRFGLLGGHVPYGVHTSTQRSTSYFTLLRDPVQWLFSSYYKVLRKQEHPLHEKFTAEKTELNDGIVLLEDNLQTRMLAGLDDTGTCTSEHLEIAKQTLRDRIDTFGLLERYDESLVVFRRFYGWKTPLYVRKNVGTNTRAKTQHTAESVEIAQAHNALDVQLYAFAAALFEERLREQGRGFQREAAIFPRLNALYGRWVNLTGRR from the coding sequence TTGACGCGGTCAGATAAGAACTTGCTGGTAATCTTCCTTCACATCCCCAAGACCGGCGGGACGACGCTGTGGTCTGTTCTGTACCGGCAGTACGGCCAAAAACACTCGCGCCGCATCACCGAAGGGTCCATCGCCAAGAATGACGCGATGCTTCGGAGCCTGATCGAGCAGGACAGTTCCAGATTCGGATTGTTGGGTGGACACGTACCTTACGGGGTACACACGTCGACGCAACGGTCAACGTCGTATTTCACACTGCTGCGCGACCCGGTTCAATGGCTGTTTTCAAGTTATTACAAGGTGCTGAGGAAGCAGGAACATCCGCTTCACGAGAAGTTCACCGCAGAAAAGACCGAACTGAACGACGGCATCGTTCTGCTGGAAGATAACCTGCAAACCCGGATGCTGGCGGGGTTGGACGATACAGGCACGTGTACCTCAGAGCATCTGGAGATCGCGAAGCAGACCCTGCGCGACCGAATCGATACGTTCGGCTTGCTGGAACGCTACGACGAATCGCTAGTCGTGTTCCGGCGGTTCTATGGTTGGAAAACGCCGCTGTACGTGCGCAAAAACGTTGGAACGAACACGCGAGCGAAAACACAGCACACTGCAGAGTCGGTCGAGATCGCCCAAGCGCATAACGCGCTGGATGTGCAGTTATATGCCTTCGCGGCGGCGCTCTTCGAGGAAAGACTGCGGGAACAGGGCCGCGGATTCCAGCGCGAAGCGGCGATTTTCCCGCGCCTGAACGCTCTTTACGGGCGCTGGGTGAACTTGACGGGTCGGCGTTGA
- a CDS encoding glycosyltransferase family 4 protein has product MKILHVNTDESQGGAARAAHRLYAGQRSIGADARMVVLRKSSKDPNVDAVPMNRLQRLIRRKTLQNDRPDATMYPGYHGMVWSTGRISTPVPAFIARTLPDVVNLHWLGNGFVSVDNISRIQRPVVWTLHDMWAMSGGCHYAGDCERFLTGCGTCPQLGSSDPRDISFQTWANKQKAWGGLNFTVVTPSRWLADLVRASPLLHNPRIEVIPNGIDMQIYRPFDMAFARDVMRLPTDKKLILFGAQQVDDARKGLPYLAQALSQMGDRDNVELVLFGANHPAIDVGLKAHHVGMVDNDQVLALLYSAADVFVAPSVQDNLPNTVMEALACGTPCVAFHIGGMQDMIDHRQSGYLATPFDAVDLAHGLEWTMANRAALAGHARAEAAARYDIGQIAARYVALYAEVIGDRAGRRS; this is encoded by the coding sequence GTGAAAATCCTGCACGTCAACACCGATGAGAGTCAGGGAGGGGCTGCGCGCGCGGCCCACCGGCTTTACGCCGGTCAGCGCTCGATTGGCGCAGATGCGCGGATGGTTGTACTGCGGAAGTCAAGCAAAGACCCGAACGTTGATGCCGTGCCGATGAATCGCCTTCAGCGGCTGATCCGGCGCAAAACCCTGCAAAACGATCGCCCCGATGCCACGATGTATCCGGGCTATCACGGGATGGTGTGGTCAACGGGCCGGATTTCTACCCCTGTCCCGGCCTTTATTGCCCGGACGCTGCCGGATGTCGTCAATCTTCACTGGCTCGGCAACGGATTCGTATCGGTGGACAACATAAGCAGGATACAGCGACCGGTGGTCTGGACACTGCATGATATGTGGGCGATGTCGGGCGGCTGCCATTATGCCGGGGACTGCGAACGGTTTCTGACTGGCTGCGGCACATGCCCTCAGCTGGGATCCAGCGATCCGCGGGACATCAGCTTCCAGACGTGGGCAAACAAACAAAAGGCATGGGGCGGCCTCAATTTCACGGTAGTCACCCCCAGCCGCTGGCTGGCAGACCTGGTGCGGGCCAGCCCACTGCTGCACAACCCGCGCATTGAAGTCATCCCCAACGGGATCGATATGCAGATCTATCGCCCGTTCGATATGGCTTTCGCGCGGGACGTGATGCGACTGCCGACGGACAAGAAGCTGATATTGTTTGGCGCCCAACAGGTCGACGATGCGCGAAAAGGCCTGCCTTATCTGGCGCAGGCTCTGAGCCAGATGGGCGACAGGGACAACGTGGAACTGGTGCTTTTCGGCGCGAATCACCCAGCGATCGATGTGGGTCTGAAGGCGCATCACGTCGGCATGGTCGATAACGATCAGGTTCTTGCGCTGCTGTATTCCGCCGCTGACGTATTTGTGGCACCGTCGGTGCAAGACAATCTGCCAAATACGGTGATGGAAGCGCTCGCGTGTGGAACACCGTGTGTGGCGTTCCATATCGGCGGGATGCAGGATATGATTGACCATCGGCAAAGCGGCTATCTGGCGACGCCATTCGACGCCGTGGACCTGGCTCACGGGCTCGAATGGACGATGGCGAACAGAGCAGCTCTGGCGGGACATGCGCGCGCCGAAGCGGCAGCACGGTACGACATCGGCCAGATTGCAGCACGCTATGTGGCGTTGTATGCTGAGGTGATCGGTGATCGGGCCGGTAGACGATCCTGA
- a CDS encoding sulfotransferase family 2 domain-containing protein: protein MANKQKPLYFFLHIPKTGGTSIAKVLNRLYRSRYIPLENGTNEENRIAVINILKNEPNRYDVIGGHVGGFGIHEGSQRPVRYLTILRDPGARAISLYYMIMRVKTHRRHAQFQQYGSIEEGLTHIGSNLQTRVLAGIPKDTVVTAEHLELAKRNIEEWFDAVAILERFDESLILMRRALGWKTLVIAPPHENAGKNRPKALPESVIQLANDLNAYDTELYEFANALMDKRIRELGFTYRSDALQVWARRAFRTFKATVKKRLKRGTPPKAAKGA, encoded by the coding sequence ATGGCCAACAAACAGAAGCCACTGTACTTCTTTCTGCATATCCCGAAGACCGGCGGCACGTCGATCGCGAAGGTGCTCAACCGGCTCTACAGGTCGAGATATATCCCTTTAGAGAACGGCACAAATGAGGAAAACCGGATCGCCGTCATCAACATCCTGAAGAACGAGCCAAACCGATATGATGTGATTGGCGGGCATGTCGGCGGATTCGGGATTCACGAAGGGTCGCAGCGGCCTGTGCGCTACCTTACTATCCTGCGAGATCCGGGCGCACGGGCTATTTCACTGTACTACATGATCATGCGCGTAAAGACACACCGGCGGCACGCGCAGTTCCAACAGTATGGCTCGATTGAAGAGGGCCTTACGCATATCGGCAGCAACTTACAGACAAGGGTGCTTGCCGGGATCCCTAAAGATACGGTCGTTACGGCGGAGCATCTGGAACTCGCCAAACGAAACATCGAAGAGTGGTTCGATGCCGTCGCGATCCTGGAACGATTTGACGAATCGCTCATTCTCATGCGGCGAGCTCTTGGATGGAAGACGCTGGTGATTGCCCCTCCACACGAAAATGCCGGGAAAAACCGTCCCAAAGCGCTGCCGGAATCGGTGATCCAGCTGGCAAATGACCTCAACGCATACGATACGGAGCTCTACGAATTCGCAAACGCGCTGATGGACAAGCGCATCCGCGAGCTTGGTTTCACCTACCGGAGCGACGCCCTGCAAGTCTGGGCGCGGCGCGCGTTCCGCACGTTCAAGGCGACGGTCAAGAAACGGCTAAAGCGTGGAACGCCCCCTAAAGCCGCCAAGGGCGCCTGA
- a CDS encoding sulfotransferase family 2 domain-containing protein, protein MIITDKFVYIHMPKTGGTFVETVLHKIHEARGDVFERRRADQAPRRRPLREWFQKRRPVFLELYNQAGENDWNQHGHVSQIPPEHAHKPILTTLRNPYDRYVSQYEFEWWKQNPGSFFRHFETLKERYPNYPELTFEEFVTLSNAYSADEINLRFEPDDQLGRHTVQFIKYFYRNPALLTEIDAAYLTEKRYEADLAQNLHYTFTHDLNQQLYDFLRTMDYAHEEIAFVLQHKKVLPNGKGRNEDQKWEKYYTPALKAYVRHHERLLYTKFPVFDC, encoded by the coding sequence ATGATCATCACAGACAAGTTCGTCTATATACACATGCCGAAGACCGGCGGCACGTTCGTCGAGACGGTTCTGCACAAGATCCATGAGGCACGTGGAGATGTCTTTGAACGCCGCCGCGCTGATCAGGCTCCACGACGCCGTCCGCTGCGCGAGTGGTTCCAGAAGCGCCGGCCAGTATTCCTCGAACTCTACAATCAGGCGGGGGAAAACGACTGGAACCAGCACGGCCACGTGAGCCAAATCCCGCCCGAACACGCCCACAAGCCGATCCTGACCACCCTGCGCAATCCGTATGACCGCTATGTTTCGCAGTACGAATTTGAGTGGTGGAAACAGAATCCGGGGTCGTTCTTCAGACACTTCGAGACGCTGAAGGAACGGTACCCGAACTACCCTGAACTCACCTTCGAGGAATTTGTCACGCTGTCGAACGCGTATTCGGCAGACGAGATCAACCTGCGCTTCGAACCGGACGACCAGCTCGGGCGACATACCGTACAATTCATCAAGTATTTTTACCGGAACCCGGCCCTGCTGACCGAGATCGACGCGGCGTACCTGACCGAAAAGCGCTATGAAGCCGACCTCGCGCAGAACCTCCATTACACTTTTACGCACGACCTGAACCAGCAGCTGTATGACTTCCTGCGGACCATGGATTACGCCCATGAGGAAATCGCGTTTGTCCTGCAGCACAAGAAAGTGCTGCCTAACGGCAAAGGGCGGAACGAGGATCAGAAGTGGGAGAAGTACTACACGCCGGCGCTCAAGGCCTACGTCCGGCATCATGAGCGGTTGTTGTATACGAAGTTTCCGGTCTTCGACTGCTAA